One genomic region from Actinomycetes bacterium encodes:
- a CDS encoding phosphoadenylyl-sulfate reductase, with protein sequence MSTADPPATSGVDLRLRPPRRSEEELRHIVDQGKQIFGEEAEPLELLLWFGKRLGVERLAVAVSFSDGVMAYLAAHAVPGVDLLFVDTGYHFAETLGLRDAVASTQKVNVRSLQPELATKQQDERYGAELWRTDPDKCCAMRKTAPMDNALRGYEAWATGLRRNDHDGRVRTPLIEWDERHRMIKLNPIAAYSDEQIDACIVEYGIMENPLRQLGYRSIGCEPCTQPVADGAPERSGRWAGRNKVECGMHI encoded by the coding sequence ATGAGCACCGCCGATCCGCCCGCCACATCAGGTGTCGACCTACGACTGCGTCCGCCGCGGCGCAGCGAGGAGGAGTTGCGACACATCGTGGACCAGGGCAAACAGATCTTTGGCGAAGAAGCGGAGCCGCTTGAATTGCTGCTGTGGTTCGGCAAACGGCTGGGGGTCGAGCGATTGGCGGTCGCGGTGTCGTTCTCCGACGGGGTGATGGCGTACTTGGCCGCTCACGCGGTTCCCGGCGTTGACCTGTTATTCGTCGACACCGGCTACCACTTCGCGGAAACTCTTGGCCTGCGAGACGCAGTTGCCAGCACCCAAAAGGTAAATGTCCGCTCGTTACAACCGGAACTCGCCACTAAACAACAGGACGAGCGGTACGGAGCCGAGTTGTGGCGTACCGACCCGGACAAATGCTGCGCCATGCGCAAGACCGCACCGATGGATAACGCGCTGCGTGGTTATGAAGCATGGGCCACTGGCCTGCGCCGCAATGATCACGATGGTCGAGTACGCACCCCGCTCATTGAGTGGGATGAACGACACCGAATGATCAAACTCAATCCGATCGCCGCCTACAGCGACGAACAAATCGATGCCTGCATCGTCGAGTACGGAATCATGGAAAATCCACTGCGCCAACTGGGCTATCGCTCAATCGGCTGCGAACCCTGCACCCAACCAGTAGCCGACGGTGCACCAGAACGCTCCGGCCGTTGGGCGGGTCGCAACAAA